A single genomic interval of Picosynechococcus sp. PCC 7003 harbors:
- the cphA gene encoding cyanophycin synthetase, producing the protein MRILKTLTLRGPNYWSIRRKKLIVMRLDLEEIAEIPSNEISGFYEALSETLPSLVEHYCSPGCRGGFLSRVREGTLMGHIVEHVALELQELAGMPVGFGRTRATGDHGVYNVVFEYIYEQAGRYAGRAAVRLCQSILDTGHYSPKELDQDIADLKDLCASSALGPSTETIVKEAESRGIPWSLLSARSMIQLGYGLHQRRLQATLSNQSGILAVELACDKEGTKNILADAGVPVPRGTVIRYLDDLEDAIEDVGGYPIVIKPLDGNHGRGITIDIKTWADAEHAYDLASEASKTRSVIVERYYKGSDHRVLVINGKLVAVSERVPAHVVGDGRSTIETLIEETNRDPNRGDGHDNVLTRIVIDQTALKVLDRQGLSLDTVLQDGEIAYLRATANLSTGGIAVDRTDDIHPYNVWLFERVAKIIGLDIAGIDVVTEDITQPLPDTDGVIVEVNAAPGFRMHVAPSRGLPRNVAAPVLDMLYPDGAPSRIPIIALTGTNGKTTTTRLTAHIYRQTGKIVGYTSTDGVYIGDYLAQKGDNTGPQSAAMILQDPTVEVAVLESARGGILRAGLAFDCCDVGVVLNVAADHLGLGDINTIEQMAQVKGVIAETVSPDGYAVLNADDPLVAAMAEKVRGKVTYFSMQPDNPLVLEHIRRGGLAAVYDNGYLTLLEGEWKLQVEHVKHAPVTMGGMAPFMIANALAACLAAFAQGVDIEHIRQGLRTFKPSAAQTPGRMNLFDLGTHHALVDYAHNPAGYEAVGAFVKNWPGKRIGVVGGPGDRRDEDLILLGRIAAAVFDRIIVKEDDDKRGRREGEVADLIRQGICEENPDCQYEMILDEQRALTVALDEAPQEALVVIFPESVTRAIAMIEERLPSKTSPDLNGATSIPPELGRGSPYPSLG; encoded by the coding sequence ATGAGAATCCTCAAGACCCTAACCCTCAGAGGCCCAAACTATTGGAGTATTCGACGCAAAAAGTTGATCGTCATGCGTCTCGATCTCGAAGAAATTGCAGAAATCCCCTCCAACGAAATTAGCGGATTCTACGAAGCCCTCAGCGAAACCTTGCCCAGCCTTGTCGAACACTATTGCTCCCCCGGCTGCCGGGGTGGTTTTTTAAGCCGTGTCCGGGAAGGCACCCTCATGGGTCATATCGTTGAACATGTCGCCCTCGAACTCCAAGAATTAGCTGGCATGCCCGTTGGGTTTGGTCGCACCAGGGCCACTGGCGATCACGGTGTCTACAATGTCGTTTTTGAATACATCTACGAGCAAGCTGGGCGTTATGCAGGGCGGGCCGCTGTGCGCCTCTGCCAATCCATCCTCGACACCGGGCACTATTCCCCCAAAGAACTCGATCAAGATATTGCCGACCTCAAAGATCTCTGTGCCAGTTCAGCCCTTGGCCCTAGTACCGAAACCATCGTCAAAGAGGCTGAATCTCGTGGCATTCCCTGGTCATTGCTCAGTGCCCGCTCCATGATTCAACTGGGTTATGGCCTACACCAGCGACGGCTCCAAGCGACCCTCAGCAACCAATCCGGCATTTTAGCCGTTGAATTAGCCTGTGACAAAGAAGGCACCAAAAATATTTTGGCCGATGCAGGTGTACCCGTGCCCCGTGGTACCGTGATTCGCTATTTAGATGACCTTGAGGATGCCATTGAAGACGTTGGTGGCTATCCCATTGTGATTAAACCCCTCGATGGTAACCATGGCCGCGGCATTACCATTGATATCAAAACCTGGGCTGACGCAGAGCACGCCTATGATCTCGCCAGTGAAGCTTCAAAAACCCGCTCCGTGATTGTAGAACGTTACTACAAGGGCAGTGACCACCGGGTATTGGTCATTAACGGTAAGCTCGTCGCCGTCTCTGAACGGGTACCCGCCCATGTGGTGGGAGATGGCCGCTCAACCATTGAAACCCTCATCGAAGAAACCAACCGCGACCCCAACCGAGGTGATGGCCATGATAATGTCCTCACCCGCATCGTGATCGACCAAACGGCCCTGAAAGTGCTCGATCGCCAAGGTTTATCCCTTGACACCGTGCTTCAGGACGGAGAAATTGCCTATCTGCGGGCCACAGCAAACCTAAGTACAGGCGGCATTGCCGTTGATCGTACCGATGATATTCACCCTTACAACGTGTGGCTCTTTGAGCGAGTCGCCAAAATTATCGGCTTGGATATTGCCGGGATTGATGTAGTCACCGAGGACATTACCCAACCCCTCCCCGATACCGATGGGGTAATTGTGGAGGTTAATGCCGCCCCTGGTTTTCGGATGCATGTGGCTCCGAGCCGTGGTTTACCCCGCAATGTGGCGGCCCCGGTGCTGGATATGCTTTATCCCGATGGTGCTCCCAGCCGCATCCCCATCATTGCCCTTACGGGAACCAATGGCAAAACCACCACCACCCGCTTGACGGCCCATATCTATCGTCAAACAGGGAAAATTGTAGGTTATACCAGCACAGACGGCGTTTACATCGGTGATTATCTTGCCCAAAAGGGTGATAATACTGGCCCCCAGAGTGCGGCGATGATTCTCCAGGACCCAACGGTGGAGGTGGCTGTTCTGGAATCGGCCCGTGGTGGGATTTTACGGGCGGGTTTGGCGTTTGATTGCTGTGATGTGGGGGTTGTACTGAATGTCGCCGCAGACCATCTGGGTTTGGGAGATATTAACACCATTGAGCAAATGGCCCAGGTCAAGGGAGTGATTGCTGAAACAGTTAGCCCCGATGGCTATGCAGTCCTAAATGCTGATGATCCCCTCGTGGCTGCCATGGCCGAAAAGGTGCGGGGTAAGGTGACTTATTTTTCGATGCAGCCGGATAATCCGTTGGTTCTAGAACATATACGGCGGGGTGGCTTGGCGGCGGTTTATGACAATGGCTATCTAACTTTGTTAGAAGGGGAATGGAAGTTGCAGGTGGAGCATGTGAAGCACGCGCCGGTAACGATGGGGGGAATGGCGCCGTTTATGATTGCTAATGCCCTTGCCGCTTGTTTGGCGGCCTTCGCCCAGGGGGTTGATATTGAGCATATTCGCCAGGGACTACGAACCTTTAAGCCTTCGGCAGCCCAGACTCCAGGACGGATGAATCTTTTTGATTTGGGAACACACCATGCGCTGGTAGACTACGCCCATAATCCAGCCGGTTATGAGGCCGTTGGCGCCTTTGTGAAAAACTGGCCCGGCAAACGGATTGGGGTGGTGGGTGGCCCTGGCGATCGCCGCGATGAAGATTTAATTTTATTGGGCCGCATTGCCGCTGCGGTTTTTGACCGCATTATCGTTAAAGAGGACGATGATAAACGGGGCCGCCGTGAAGGAGAAGTGGCAGATTTAATCCGCCAGGGGATTTGCGAAGAGAATCCGGATTGTCAATATGAGATGATCCTCGATGAACAACGGGCCTTGACTGTCGCCCTCGATGAAGCGCCCCAGGAGGCTCTGGTAGTGATTTTCCCCGAAAGTGTGACCCGGGCGATCGCCATGATTGAGGAACGCCTACCAAGCAAGACTAGCCCTGACCTGAATGGGGCGACCAGTATTCCCCCTGAACTTGGGCGCGGCAGTCCCTATCCCTCTTTAGGGTAG
- the pheA gene encoding prephenate dehydratase, producing the protein MTIKIAHLGPAGTNAEAAAQTYQEWLQRDSEATVELLPCQSIAQSLYALAHDEVDRAVIPVENSIQGSVAISLDLVWELHPLSICQQIILPIHHALISFAQDFSEIKEVRSHPQALAQCQRWLEKHLPHAALREANSTTAVLSNLKDNPHLGAIAAPRAAHLYHLPIMVDAIGDFPQNCTRFWVLGKEIQTAGDVISLAFTLPAKIPGVLVSALEVFARRKINLSRIESRPTKRSLGEYLFFVDIDGCLTNPDVQAALMELQTHTEILKILGNYRTIPLVSLGATPAPVTDSSS; encoded by the coding sequence ATGACCATTAAAATCGCCCATCTCGGGCCAGCGGGAACGAATGCAGAAGCAGCAGCCCAGACCTATCAGGAATGGTTACAGCGGGATAGTGAAGCCACCGTTGAACTATTGCCCTGCCAAAGCATTGCCCAAAGTTTGTATGCCCTTGCCCATGACGAGGTAGATCGGGCGGTAATTCCGGTGGAAAATTCCATCCAAGGTTCCGTGGCTATTTCCCTCGATCTGGTTTGGGAGTTACATCCCCTTTCCATTTGTCAGCAAATCATCCTGCCAATTCACCATGCGTTGATTTCCTTTGCCCAGGATTTTAGCGAGATCAAAGAAGTTCGTTCCCATCCCCAGGCCCTCGCCCAATGTCAGCGTTGGCTCGAAAAACATTTGCCCCATGCAGCGTTAAGGGAAGCCAATTCAACAACGGCTGTCTTAAGTAACCTCAAGGATAATCCTCACCTAGGGGCGATCGCCGCGCCCCGGGCTGCGCACCTTTACCATTTACCGATCATGGTGGATGCCATTGGTGATTTTCCGCAAAATTGCACCCGGTTTTGGGTTTTAGGGAAAGAAATCCAAACGGCCGGAGATGTGATTTCCCTTGCCTTTACCCTGCCGGCAAAAATTCCTGGGGTTCTGGTGAGCGCCCTGGAAGTCTTTGCTCGCCGCAAAATTAATCTCAGCCGCATCGAATCGCGCCCCACAAAACGTTCCCTGGGGGAATATTTATTTTTTGTCGATATCGATGGTTGTCTAACAAATCCCGATGTCCAGGCGGCTTTGATGGAGCTCCAAACCCATACAGAAATTTTAAAAATTCTCGGTAACTACCGCACGATTCCCTTAGTTTCCCTAGGGGCAACGCCTGCCCCGGTTACTGACTCTTCGTCGTAG
- a CDS encoding M20 family metallopeptidase — MLAEIKSLAEKLAPRLIEIRRHIHAHPELSGEEQQTAAYVSGVLSSCGIAVQESVGKTGVVGNLRGQGTDPRTLGIRVDMDALPIQECTNLDYASTRMGVMHACGHDVHTTVGLGAAMVLAQLPEAIAGNIRFLFQPAEEIAQGAKWMVDDGALVGVDGVIGLHVFPTIPAKTIGIRYGALTAAADDLEIFIYGESGHGARPHQAIDAIWIAAQVVTALQQSISRTQNPLRPIVLTIGKINGGRAANVIADEVHMTGTVRSLHPETHADLPQWIENIVANICNTYGAKYKVNYQRGVPSVQNDPGLTKILEQASREALGDRHVEILPEPSLGAEDFSMYLENLPGTMFRLGVGHQNRLNYPLHHPLFDIDESAILTGVITLVYTAHKYFQHSPSD; from the coding sequence ATGCTCGCCGAAATTAAAAGCCTTGCTGAAAAATTAGCACCCCGTTTAATTGAAATCCGTCGCCACATCCACGCCCACCCCGAATTAAGTGGCGAGGAACAGCAAACAGCGGCCTATGTGTCTGGGGTCTTGTCTTCCTGTGGCATTGCGGTACAGGAGTCGGTGGGCAAAACTGGGGTAGTCGGTAACCTCCGGGGCCAAGGTACAGACCCGCGCACCCTAGGCATTCGCGTCGATATGGATGCGCTGCCAATCCAAGAATGTACAAACTTAGACTATGCTTCTACCCGCATGGGAGTGATGCACGCCTGCGGCCACGATGTACATACAACGGTGGGTCTGGGAGCGGCGATGGTTTTGGCTCAACTCCCGGAGGCGATCGCCGGTAATATCCGCTTTTTGTTTCAGCCCGCCGAAGAAATTGCCCAGGGAGCAAAATGGATGGTCGATGATGGGGCCTTGGTGGGGGTCGATGGGGTGATTGGCTTGCACGTTTTTCCGACCATTCCCGCTAAAACCATCGGGATTCGCTACGGTGCCCTCACCGCCGCCGCCGACGATTTAGAAATTTTTATCTACGGCGAATCGGGCCATGGTGCCCGTCCCCACCAAGCCATTGATGCCATTTGGATTGCCGCCCAGGTGGTCACAGCCCTACAACAGTCGATCAGCCGCACCCAAAACCCCCTGCGGCCCATTGTCCTCACCATTGGCAAAATTAACGGGGGCCGGGCCGCCAATGTCATTGCCGATGAGGTACACATGACCGGCACAGTGCGATCGCTCCACCCCGAAACCCATGCCGATCTCCCCCAATGGATTGAAAATATCGTCGCCAACATCTGCAATACCTACGGCGCAAAATATAAGGTCAACTACCAGCGGGGGGTGCCTTCGGTGCAAAATGATCCCGGTTTGACGAAAATCCTCGAACAGGCAAGTCGGGAAGCCCTTGGCGATCGCCATGTAGAAATTTTGCCGGAGCCTTCCCTGGGGGCCGAGGATTTTTCCATGTACCTCGAAAATCTCCCCGGAACGATGTTTCGCTTGGGGGTCGGTCACCAAAACCGCTTGAACTACCCCCTGCACCATCCCCTCTTTGACATTGATGAAAGTGCGATCCTCACCGGGGTCATTACCCTCGTCTACACAGCCCATAAATATTTCCAACACTCGCCCTCTGATTAA
- the psaK gene encoding photosystem I reaction center subunit PsaK produces the protein MSLALTVAAAVPTTMAWSPKVAIVMVICNVLAIAIGKATIKHPSEGPALPMSDMFGGMGLPALLATTSFGHILGVGVILGLGSMGAI, from the coding sequence ATGTCCCTTGCCCTTACCGTTGCCGCTGCTGTGCCCACCACCATGGCCTGGAGCCCCAAAGTCGCCATTGTGATGGTGATCTGCAATGTTTTGGCGATCGCCATTGGGAAAGCCACCATTAAGCACCCCTCCGAAGGCCCCGCATTACCGATGTCTGATATGTTCGGTGGTATGGGTCTCCCCGCACTCCTCGCAACCACGAGTTTCGGACATATCCTCGGTGTTGGGGTCATCCTCGGCTTGGGTAGCATGGGTGCGATCTAA
- a CDS encoding DUF2854 domain-containing protein: MFGKISLGSVGLVVGGILSVVGFAAYGFGNATLNLAGMFYGIPILLGGLALKAAEIKPIAYSQEPSPDLQALRDSQATATQQQIRKDVTRYRYGQDCHLDDALERLGLSPTDEERPLLHHIREESREGRYALVLEFKSPLFSLEDWQTRREKIERFFGPDVTAAIAQPTEDEIELALIRAE; encoded by the coding sequence ATGTTCGGCAAAATTTCCCTGGGTAGTGTGGGTTTAGTGGTGGGAGGCATCCTCTCGGTGGTGGGTTTCGCGGCCTATGGCTTTGGTAATGCCACCTTAAATTTGGCGGGGATGTTCTATGGCATCCCCATTCTTTTGGGGGGGTTAGCCCTCAAGGCAGCGGAAATTAAACCGATCGCCTATAGCCAAGAACCTTCTCCAGACTTGCAAGCACTACGGGATAGCCAGGCAACGGCAACCCAACAGCAAATCAGAAAGGATGTGACCCGATATCGCTATGGTCAGGACTGTCATTTAGATGATGCCCTAGAACGTTTGGGGTTAAGCCCAACAGACGAGGAACGGCCTCTATTGCACCACATCCGCGAGGAATCCCGGGAAGGGCGCTATGCGTTGGTATTGGAATTTAAGTCGCCGTTATTTTCCCTGGAAGATTGGCAAACGCGCCGGGAAAAAATTGAGCGGTTTTTTGGCCCGGATGTCACGGCGGCGATCGCCCAACCCACAGAAGATGAAATTGAACTGGCATTAATTCGCGCAGAATAG
- a CDS encoding MoxR family ATPase, which translates to MKERIRDLTDNLSKTIVGKEDAIRLVLVAMLSGGHVLLEDVPGVGKTLLAKSLARSVNGRFQRIQCTPDLLPSDITGTNIWNPSSREFEFLSGPVFANVLLADEINRATPRTQSALLEVMEEQQVTVDGEARKVPKPFFVIATQNPIEYQGTFPLPEAQMDRFILSLTLGYPGFSEEVDMLQLHQSRIAPEELKPCISLDDMRELQSLVNKIHVEKSIQEYIVKIAQKSRNYEGIILGVSPRGTVALQRAAQAYAFLADRDFITTDDIKYLAPFVLAHRVIVTGGKGAKDVIKTLVATITDPSTPNSDYSLPTT; encoded by the coding sequence ATGAAAGAACGCATTCGTGACCTCACCGATAACCTCTCAAAAACCATCGTCGGCAAAGAAGATGCCATTCGTCTTGTGCTCGTGGCGATGTTAAGTGGGGGCCATGTGCTCCTCGAAGATGTCCCCGGCGTCGGTAAGACCCTTTTGGCCAAATCCCTCGCCCGTTCCGTCAATGGCCGTTTCCAGCGGATTCAATGCACCCCCGATCTCTTACCCAGTGACATTACAGGCACCAATATTTGGAATCCCAGTAGCCGTGAATTTGAATTTTTATCCGGCCCTGTGTTTGCCAATGTCCTCCTCGCCGATGAAATTAACCGGGCTACCCCCCGCACTCAGTCCGCGCTCCTTGAAGTAATGGAAGAGCAACAGGTGACCGTCGATGGTGAAGCCCGTAAAGTGCCCAAACCGTTTTTTGTGATTGCGACCCAAAACCCCATCGAATACCAAGGCACCTTCCCACTCCCAGAAGCCCAGATGGATCGGTTTATTCTTTCTCTCACCCTTGGTTATCCTGGTTTTTCTGAGGAAGTGGATATGCTCCAACTCCACCAATCCCGCATTGCCCCAGAGGAACTCAAGCCCTGTATTTCCCTAGATGACATGCGTGAACTCCAAAGTCTCGTCAATAAAATCCATGTCGAGAAATCAATCCAGGAATACATTGTCAAAATTGCCCAAAAGTCCCGCAATTATGAAGGAATTATTCTAGGGGTTAGTCCCCGGGGCACAGTAGCCCTCCAGCGGGCCGCCCAAGCCTATGCTTTTCTGGCGGATCGAGATTTTATTACGACCGATGATATTAAATACCTCGCGCCGTTTGTTTTAGCCCACCGAGTGATTGTCACCGGGGGCAAAGGCGCAAAGGACGTGATCAAGACTTTGGTGGCCACAATTACCGATCCCTCAACGCCCAATAGCGACTACAGTTTGCCAACGACTTAA
- a CDS encoding bifunctional riboflavin kinase/FAD synthetase — protein sequence MRVISSTTEALTPTCIALGNFDGVHRGHQRVIAPAVTQARVLSQGEMVGDRLRSSPKIHATVVTFDPHPREFFSGNPQHLLTPLPEKQAFLAQFGIEQLVLLSFDRELAALSPQEFVAEILVKQLQTQSISVGSDFSFGRGRSGSATDLQAIAKSFGIDVHITPLCREAETRISSSAIREALATGQIHYANQLLGRPYSLQGTVTHGQKLGRQIGFPTANLQGEATKFLPKYGVYAVQVTSDVLPTAQWGILNIGCRPTVTTTALPTVEVHLLDYHQDLYGATLKVDLLHYLRPEQKFASLQALQNQIHQDGDRARTLLTSSSNQHERTHS from the coding sequence GTGCGGGTAATCTCATCAACAACTGAAGCGTTAACACCCACTTGCATTGCCCTGGGCAATTTTGATGGGGTGCACCGGGGACACCAGCGGGTCATTGCCCCGGCCGTTACCCAAGCCAGGGTGCTGTCCCAAGGGGAAATGGTTGGCGATCGCCTCCGAAGCTCACCCAAAATTCACGCCACCGTTGTCACCTTTGACCCTCACCCCCGGGAGTTTTTCTCTGGGAACCCCCAACATCTCCTGACTCCCCTCCCAGAAAAACAAGCATTTCTGGCGCAGTTTGGCATCGAACAGTTGGTATTACTCTCCTTTGACCGAGAACTGGCAGCCCTTTCCCCCCAGGAGTTTGTGGCCGAAATCCTCGTTAAGCAACTGCAAACCCAGTCCATTAGCGTCGGTAGTGACTTTTCCTTTGGTCGGGGGCGGAGCGGCAGTGCCACCGATCTCCAGGCGATCGCCAAAAGCTTTGGGATCGATGTCCACATCACGCCCCTGTGCCGGGAAGCCGAAACAAGGATTAGTAGTTCTGCCATTCGGGAAGCCCTGGCTACGGGACAAATCCATTACGCAAATCAACTGCTCGGCCGTCCCTACTCCCTTCAAGGCACCGTGACCCATGGTCAAAAATTAGGCCGTCAAATTGGCTTTCCCACCGCCAATCTCCAGGGAGAGGCCACTAAATTTTTACCGAAATATGGGGTCTATGCCGTGCAAGTGACCAGCGATGTTTTGCCTACCGCCCAATGGGGCATACTAAACATTGGGTGTCGCCCCACGGTTACAACCACAGCCCTACCGACGGTGGAAGTGCATCTCTTGGATTATCACCAGGATCTCTATGGGGCCACCTTGAAGGTTGATCTCCTCCATTACCTACGTCCAGAACAAAAGTTTGCCTCCCTCCAGGCCCTCCAAAATCAAATTCACCAGGATGGCGATCGCGCCCGTACCCTGCTCACCTCCTCCTCCAATCAGCATGAAAGAACGCATTCGTGA